Proteins encoded within one genomic window of Ottowia sp. SB7-C50:
- a CDS encoding Maf family protein gives MIYLASQSPRRRQLLDQLGVRYTLLLPDDADAAEALEAVRPGEAPAAYVRRVTRLKLDDAVRRLRERAWPPAPVLCADTTVALGRDILGKPADAADAAAMLRRLAGATHRVITAVAVQAGDARHEAVSDSRVRFAPLDERDIAAYIAGGEWEGKAGAYAIQGQAAAFVEHISGSHSGIVGLPLFETARLLRQAGVLRDA, from the coding sequence ATGATCTACCTCGCCTCGCAAAGCCCGCGTCGTCGCCAGTTGCTGGACCAGCTGGGCGTGCGCTACACGCTGCTGCTGCCCGACGATGCCGACGCCGCCGAAGCGCTGGAAGCCGTGCGCCCCGGCGAGGCGCCGGCCGCCTACGTGCGGCGCGTCACGCGCCTCAAGCTCGACGACGCCGTGCGGCGCCTGCGCGAACGCGCGTGGCCGCCCGCGCCCGTGCTGTGCGCCGACACCACCGTGGCGCTGGGCCGCGACATCCTGGGCAAGCCGGCCGACGCCGCCGACGCCGCGGCCATGCTGCGCCGCCTGGCCGGCGCGACGCACCGCGTCATCACCGCGGTGGCGGTGCAGGCGGGCGATGCGCGGCACGAGGCCGTGAGCGATTCGCGCGTGCGCTTTGCGCCGCTGGACGAGCGCGACATCGCGGCCTACATCGCCGGTGGCGAATGGGAAGGCAAGGCCGGTGCCTACGCCATTCAGGGCCAGGCGGCGGCCTTTGTCGAACACATCAGCGGCAGCCACAGCGGCATCGTCGGCCTGCCGCTGTTCGAAACCGCGCGGCTGCTGCGGCAGGCCGGCGTGCTGCGCGATGCGTGA
- the priB gene encoding primosomal replication protein N — translation MTPAGVPALDARLEHESQVEEGGSPRQVKAALRAVALGAVAERLGSQAVGSLWCFTGFLASPRNGKHVVLHIQDFQQDQFQGAS, via the coding sequence ATGACCCCCGCCGGCGTACCGGCGCTCGATGCCAGACTCGAACACGAGTCGCAGGTCGAGGAGGGCGGAAGCCCCCGGCAGGTCAAGGCGGCGTTGAGGGCAGTGGCTCTCGGCGCGGTGGCCGAAAGGCTCGGCTCGCAGGCGGTGGGGTCACTTTGGTGCTTCACCGGCTTTCTGGCCAGTCCGCGCAACGGCAAGCATGTGGTGCTCCACATCCAGGATTTTCAGCAAGATCAATTTCAAGGAGCCTCTTAA
- the rpsR gene encoding 30S ribosomal protein S18, giving the protein MATFKKFNKDKRPKRNNQSLLFKRKRFCRFTVAGVEEIDYKDVDTLRDFISENGKIVPARLTGTRAIYQRQLNTAIKRARFLALLPYTDQHRV; this is encoded by the coding sequence ATGGCCACGTTCAAGAAATTCAACAAGGACAAGCGCCCCAAGCGCAACAACCAGTCGCTGCTGTTCAAGCGCAAGCGCTTCTGCCGCTTCACCGTCGCCGGCGTCGAAGAAATCGACTACAAGGACGTCGACACGCTGCGCGACTTCATCAGCGAAAACGGCAAGATCGTGCCCGCGCGCCTGACCGGCACGCGCGCCATCTACCAGCGCCAGCTGAACACCGCCATCAAGCGCGCGCGCTTCCTGGCGCTGCTGCCCTACACCGACCAGCACCGCGTCTGA
- the msbA gene encoding lipid A export permease/ATP-binding protein MsbA, protein MNAPRTQPPDSPSAQKPLRMRLARLWTYFREYRLGWVIALAGTLISALTEASVPALLKPLLDDGFTQGTLPIWVVPVAIVGLFALRGIAHFGSQYALARIANEGMVKLRRQLFDRLLSADLSLFARQSASQLANTIVYEVQTGTTMLVQSLLNLGRDSFSVIALMAYLLYLNWSLTLIVLVLVPIVALIMRTMSKRMYRYTRMSQSTTDELAYVVEENVLAHRVVRLHGAQAQQASRFDALSRSLRSLSIKATSASAGAMPLAQMAAAVALSVVIGIALHQGQSSTGRGITVGGFVSFIGAMLMLIQPLRRLTDVVGPITRGLAALERGLDLMDQVKPEAGPPDRAAPVPRARGELALRDVTVTYAEGATPAIDNLSLHVAAGETVALVGPSGSGKSTLVNLLPRFVLPTSGQVLLDGTDIATWPLAALRAQFALVSQDVTMLNDTVAANVALGAPTIDRDRVQQCLQDANLAAHVATLPQGIDTLLGHNATQLSGGQRQRLAIARALYKDAPVLLLDEATSALDTESERLVQQAITRAMAGRTTLVIAHRLSTIEHADRIVVMAHGRIVEQGTHAQLVATGGLYARLNHTPPAPASH, encoded by the coding sequence ATGAACGCCCCCCGCACCCAGCCGCCCGACTCTCCCTCCGCGCAGAAGCCGCTGCGCATGCGCCTGGCCCGGCTATGGACGTACTTTCGGGAATACCGGCTGGGCTGGGTCATCGCGCTGGCGGGCACGCTGATCAGCGCGTTGACCGAAGCCTCGGTGCCGGCCCTGCTCAAGCCGCTGCTGGACGACGGCTTCACGCAGGGCACGCTGCCGATCTGGGTGGTGCCGGTGGCCATCGTGGGGCTGTTCGCGCTGCGCGGCATTGCGCACTTTGGCAGCCAGTACGCCCTGGCCCGCATCGCCAACGAAGGCATGGTCAAGCTGCGGCGGCAGTTGTTCGACCGCCTGCTCAGCGCCGATTTGTCGCTGTTTGCGCGCCAGAGCGCCAGCCAGTTGGCCAACACCATCGTCTACGAGGTGCAGACCGGCACCACCATGCTGGTGCAGTCGCTGCTGAACCTGGGGCGCGACAGCTTCTCGGTCATTGCGCTCATGGCCTACCTGCTGTACCTTAACTGGTCGCTGACGCTGATCGTGCTGGTGCTGGTGCCCATCGTCGCGCTGATCATGCGCACCATGTCCAAGCGCATGTACCGCTACACCCGCATGTCGCAGAGCACCACCGACGAACTGGCCTACGTGGTGGAAGAAAACGTGCTGGCCCACCGCGTGGTGCGCCTGCACGGCGCGCAGGCGCAGCAGGCCAGCCGGTTCGATGCGCTCAGCCGGTCGCTGCGCAGCCTGTCCATCAAGGCGACCAGCGCCTCGGCGGGGGCCATGCCGCTGGCGCAAATGGCGGCGGCGGTGGCGTTGTCGGTGGTGATCGGCATCGCGCTGCACCAGGGGCAGAGCAGCACCGGGCGCGGCATCACGGTGGGCGGCTTCGTGTCGTTCATCGGCGCCATGCTGATGCTGATCCAGCCGCTGCGCCGGCTGACCGACGTGGTCGGCCCCATCACGCGTGGGCTGGCGGCGCTGGAACGCGGGCTGGACCTGATGGACCAGGTGAAGCCCGAAGCCGGCCCGCCCGACCGCGCCGCGCCGGTGCCGCGCGCGCGCGGCGAACTGGCGCTGCGCGACGTCACCGTCACCTATGCCGAAGGCGCCACGCCGGCCATCGACAACCTGAGCCTGCACGTGGCGGCGGGTGAAACCGTGGCGCTGGTCGGGCCGTCGGGCTCGGGCAAGAGCACGCTGGTCAACCTGTTGCCGCGCTTCGTGCTGCCGACGTCGGGCCAGGTACTGCTGGACGGCACGGACATCGCCACCTGGCCGCTGGCCGCGCTGCGCGCGCAGTTCGCGCTGGTCAGCCAGGACGTGACGATGCTGAACGACACCGTGGCCGCCAACGTGGCGCTGGGCGCGCCGACCATCGACCGCGACCGCGTGCAGCAATGCCTGCAGGACGCCAACCTGGCCGCGCACGTGGCCACGCTGCCGCAAGGCATCGACACCCTGCTGGGCCACAACGCCACGCAGCTGTCGGGCGGCCAGCGCCAGCGCCTGGCGATTGCCCGTGCGCTGTACAAGGACGCGCCCGTGCTGCTGCTGGACGAAGCGACGTCGGCGCTGGACACCGAAAGCGAGCGCCTGGTGCAGCAGGCCATCACGCGCGCCATGGCCGGGCGCACCACACTCGTCATCGCGCACCGCCTGTCCACCATCGAACACGCCGACCGCATCGTCGTGATGGCGCACGGCCGCATCGTCGAGCAGGGGACGCACGCGCAACTGGTGGCGACTGGCGGCCTGTACGCCCGCCTGAACCACACGCCGCCCGCCCCGGCCAGCCACTGA
- the rpsF gene encoding 30S ribosomal protein S6, with protein sequence MRHYEIILLIHPDQSEQVPAMLERYKGMITAGGGKIHRQEDWGRRQLAYQINKLAKAHYLCLNIEADQAVMAELEHAFKFNDAVLRHLTVQKKKADTGPSSMMKTVEREEARKAQQAEATN encoded by the coding sequence ATGCGTCACTATGAAATCATTTTGCTGATCCACCCGGATCAGAGCGAGCAGGTTCCGGCCATGCTGGAGCGCTACAAGGGCATGATCACCGCCGGTGGCGGTAAGATCCATCGCCAGGAAGACTGGGGCCGCCGTCAACTGGCCTACCAGATCAACAAGCTGGCCAAGGCGCACTACCTGTGCCTGAACATCGAGGCCGATCAGGCCGTGATGGCCGAGCTGGAACATGCCTTCAAGTTCAACGACGCCGTGCTGCGCCACCTGACGGTGCAGAAGAAAAAGGCCGACACCGGCCCGTCGTCGATGATGAAGACCGTCGAGCGCGAAGAAGCGCGCAAGGCCCAGCAGGCGGAAGCCACCAACTGA
- the rng gene encoding ribonuclease G: MQQDILINWSPQETRVAVVEHGAVQEVHVERALERGLVGNIYLGKVARVLPGMQSAFIDIGLERAAFLHVADLWQKPLEGESLSASRAATPLRPIEKQVFEGQTLMVQVVKDPIGTKGARLSTQVSIAGRMLVFLPQDDHIGVSQKIPAALRDELRVRVQALAAVGVEGGKTGGFILRTNAEDASDQELAEDIAYLRKAWSRIRDAASRQPPASLLHEDLNLLQRVLRDLVGERTQTIRIDSNEQFHALMAFGREFMPAAAAHLQHYKGERPIFDLHSVDEEITKALGRRVDLKSGGYLIIDQTEALTTIDVNTGAFVGARNFDDTVFKTNLEAAQAIARQLRLRNLGGIILVDFIDMGQAEHQQAVLAEFRKQLARDRVKTQVGGFSPLGLVEMTRKRTRESLAQLLCEPCDQCQGAGRVRTARTVAYDVLREILREARQFDPKEFRVVAAPAVIDMLLDEESTHLAGLSDFIGKPISLQAEGALGPDQYDIVLL, encoded by the coding sequence ATGCAGCAAGATATTCTCATCAACTGGTCGCCGCAGGAAACGCGCGTGGCGGTCGTCGAGCACGGCGCGGTGCAGGAAGTGCACGTCGAGCGCGCGCTGGAGCGCGGCCTGGTCGGCAACATCTACCTGGGTAAGGTGGCGCGCGTGCTGCCGGGCATGCAGTCGGCATTCATCGACATCGGGCTGGAGCGCGCCGCCTTCCTGCACGTGGCTGATCTGTGGCAGAAGCCGCTGGAAGGCGAAAGCTTGTCGGCCAGCCGCGCCGCCACGCCGCTGCGTCCCATCGAAAAGCAGGTGTTCGAGGGCCAAACGCTGATGGTGCAGGTGGTCAAGGACCCCATCGGCACCAAGGGCGCGCGCCTGTCGACGCAGGTCAGCATTGCCGGGCGCATGCTGGTGTTTCTGCCGCAGGACGATCACATCGGCGTGTCGCAAAAGATTCCGGCCGCGTTGCGCGACGAATTGCGCGTGCGGGTGCAGGCCCTGGCCGCGGTGGGCGTGGAAGGCGGCAAGACGGGCGGCTTCATCCTGCGCACCAATGCCGAGGACGCGTCCGACCAGGAACTGGCCGAGGACATCGCCTACCTGCGCAAGGCGTGGTCGCGCATCCGCGACGCCGCCAGCCGCCAGCCGCCCGCCAGCCTGCTGCACGAAGACCTGAACCTGCTGCAGCGCGTGCTGCGCGACCTGGTGGGCGAGCGCACGCAGACCATCCGCATCGATTCGAACGAGCAGTTTCACGCGCTGATGGCTTTTGGGCGCGAATTCATGCCCGCCGCCGCGGCGCACCTGCAGCACTACAAGGGCGAGCGGCCGATCTTCGACCTGCATTCGGTCGACGAGGAAATCACGAAGGCGCTGGGCCGCCGCGTCGACCTGAAATCGGGCGGCTACCTCATCATCGACCAGACCGAGGCGCTGACCACCATCGACGTCAACACCGGCGCCTTTGTCGGTGCGCGCAATTTCGACGACACGGTGTTCAAGACCAACCTGGAAGCGGCGCAGGCCATTGCGCGCCAGCTGCGCCTGCGCAACCTGGGCGGCATCATCCTGGTCGACTTCATCGACATGGGGCAGGCCGAGCACCAGCAGGCGGTGCTGGCCGAGTTCCGCAAGCAGCTGGCGCGCGACCGCGTCAAGACGCAGGTGGGCGGCTTCTCGCCGCTGGGGCTGGTGGAGATGACGCGCAAGCGCACGCGCGAATCGCTGGCCCAGTTGCTGTGCGAGCCATGCGACCAGTGCCAGGGCGCCGGACGCGTGCGCACCGCGCGCACCGTGGCCTACGACGTGCTGCGCGAGATCCTGCGCGAGGCGCGCCAGTTCGACCCGAAGGAATTCCGCGTGGTGGCTGCGCCGGCCGTGATCGACATGCTGCTGGACGAGGAAAGCACGCACCTGGCCGGCCTGTCGGACTTCATCGGCAAGCCGATTTCGCTGCAGGCCGAGGGCGCCCTCGGCCCGGACCAGTACGACATCGTGTTGCTTTGA
- the tolB gene encoding Tol-Pal system beta propeller repeat protein TolB, which yields MKFDSPRRNTPSSWQRRGLVAALAAAPFSPAFAQFRVEVSGVGLTQLPIALVPFRGEDASPQKISAIIRADLERSGQFRPVDSAGQAMDETSRPDMSVWRQRAADALAGGSVTRLADGRFDVRFRLWDVVKGQDLGGQGYVVPQADLRLAAHKIADYIYEKLTGEKGIFSTRLAYVTKAGDRYTLWVADSDGENAQAALGSPEPIISPTWSPNGSQLAYVSFESRKPVIYLHDVASGRRRLLANFRGSNSAPAWSPDGRSLAVTLSRDGGSQIYLISASGGEPRRLTQSQSIDTEPTFSPDGGTIYFVSDRGGAPQIYRMSASGGAAQRVTFNGAYNVSPSVSPDGRYLAYVSRTGGYKLQVMELASGNVTAVTDTAEDENPSFAPNSRLIVYATRQGGREALMTTTVDGKIKARLAGRGGDIREPSWGPFQR from the coding sequence ATGAAATTTGATTCCCCTCGACGCAATACCCCTTCCAGCTGGCAGCGCCGCGGCCTTGTAGCCGCCCTGGCCGCCGCCCCTTTTTCACCGGCGTTCGCGCAGTTTCGCGTGGAGGTGTCGGGCGTTGGCCTGACGCAACTGCCCATTGCGCTGGTGCCCTTTCGCGGCGAAGACGCGTCACCGCAGAAGATCAGCGCCATCATTCGCGCTGACCTGGAGCGCAGTGGCCAGTTCCGCCCCGTGGACAGCGCTGGACAGGCGATGGACGAAACCAGCCGCCCCGACATGTCCGTCTGGCGCCAGCGCGCGGCCGATGCGCTGGCGGGTGGCAGCGTCACGCGCCTGGCAGACGGGCGCTTCGACGTGCGCTTTCGCCTGTGGGACGTGGTCAAGGGCCAGGACCTGGGGGGCCAGGGCTACGTGGTGCCGCAGGCCGATCTGCGCCTGGCCGCACACAAGATCGCCGACTACATCTACGAAAAGCTGACGGGCGAAAAAGGCATCTTCTCGACCCGGCTGGCGTACGTCACCAAGGCCGGCGACCGCTACACGCTGTGGGTGGCTGATTCGGACGGCGAGAACGCGCAGGCCGCGCTGGGCAGCCCGGAGCCAATCATTTCGCCCACCTGGTCGCCCAATGGCTCGCAGCTGGCCTACGTGTCGTTTGAATCGCGCAAGCCGGTCATCTACCTGCACGACGTGGCCAGCGGCCGCCGCCGCCTGCTGGCCAACTTCCGTGGCTCCAACAGCGCGCCCGCGTGGTCGCCGGACGGGCGCAGCCTGGCCGTGACGCTGTCGCGCGACGGCGGCTCGCAGATCTACCTCATCAGCGCCAGTGGCGGCGAGCCGCGCCGGCTGACGCAGTCGCAGAGCATCGACACCGAGCCCACCTTTTCGCCCGACGGCGGCACCATCTACTTCGTCAGCGATCGTGGCGGTGCGCCGCAGATCTACCGCATGTCGGCCAGCGGCGGCGCGGCGCAGCGCGTCACCTTCAACGGCGCCTACAACGTGTCGCCGTCCGTCAGTCCCGATGGGCGTTATCTGGCCTATGTGTCGCGCACCGGTGGCTACAAGCTGCAGGTGATGGAACTGGCTTCCGGCAACGTGACTGCGGTAACCGACACGGCGGAAGACGAGAACCCGAGCTTTGCGCCGAACAGCCGTCTCATCGTCTACGCCACACGGCAGGGCGGCCGCGAGGCGCTGATGACGACCACGGTGGACGGCAAGATCAAGGCGCGCCTGGCAGGCAGGGGCGGCGATATTCGCGAACCCTCGTGGGGGCCGTTCCAGCGTTGA
- the rplI gene encoding 50S ribosomal protein L9: MQVILLDKVVNLGNLGEIVKVKDGYARNFLIPSGRARRATEAAKAEFEARRAELEKQAAEKLAAAQAVGEKLNGQTIKLTQKAGVDGRLFGSVTNHDIADELKKQGFDVHKSQVRLPNGPIKMVGDNTVHVSLHTDVDTEITVSVYGETA; this comes from the coding sequence ATGCAAGTCATTCTTCTGGACAAGGTCGTCAACCTCGGCAACCTGGGTGAGATCGTCAAGGTCAAGGACGGCTACGCCCGCAACTTCCTGATCCCCTCGGGTCGCGCCCGCCGCGCCACCGAGGCCGCCAAGGCCGAATTCGAAGCCCGCCGCGCCGAACTGGAAAAGCAGGCCGCCGAAAAGCTGGCCGCCGCGCAAGCCGTGGGCGAGAAGCTCAACGGGCAGACCATCAAGCTGACGCAGAAAGCCGGCGTTGACGGCCGCCTGTTCGGCTCGGTCACCAACCACGACATCGCCGACGAGCTGAAGAAGCAGGGCTTTGACGTCCACAAGTCGCAGGTTCGCCTGCCCAACGGCCCGATCAAGATGGTGGGCGACAACACGGTTCACGTGTCGCTGCACACCGACGTCGACACCGAGATCACCGTGTCGGTCTACGGCGAAACGGCCTGA
- the ybgF gene encoding tol-pal system protein YbgF, whose protein sequence is MVNPTALFRGAVLALACLAAQGAQAQLFGDDQARQAILDLRQRFDQSVAAQNRLVEENAQMRRSLLDLQQQIESLRGELARGRGQEEQFTRDIGELKRAQTGQQQALEDRVRRLETAESTRAATETAAAPPPPAPTLPGSDAAASVGDKQDYDAALAVFRAGDFKGAQTGFANFIKRHPRSSLAPSALFWLGNAQYATRDYKEAITNFRSLLTASPNHQRAPEAMLSIANCQIELKDTRAARATLESLVKTYPQSEAAQAGRERLSRLK, encoded by the coding sequence ATCGTGAACCCGACCGCTCTCTTTCGCGGCGCCGTCCTTGCGCTGGCCTGCCTGGCCGCGCAGGGCGCGCAGGCCCAGTTGTTCGGTGACGATCAGGCGCGCCAGGCCATCCTGGATCTGCGCCAGCGCTTCGACCAGTCGGTCGCGGCCCAGAACCGCCTGGTCGAGGAAAACGCGCAGATGCGCCGCAGCCTGCTCGACCTGCAGCAGCAAATCGAATCGCTGCGGGGCGAACTGGCGCGCGGCCGTGGGCAGGAAGAGCAGTTCACGCGCGACATCGGCGAACTGAAGCGTGCACAGACCGGCCAGCAACAGGCGCTGGAGGACCGCGTGCGCCGGCTTGAAACCGCCGAAAGCACGCGCGCTGCCACCGAAACTGCCGCGGCACCGCCGCCGCCCGCGCCGACGCTGCCGGGCTCGGATGCGGCCGCCAGCGTGGGCGACAAGCAGGACTACGACGCCGCCCTGGCAGTCTTCCGCGCCGGCGACTTCAAGGGTGCGCAGACGGGTTTTGCCAACTTCATCAAGCGCCATCCGCGCAGCAGCCTGGCGCCGTCGGCGCTGTTCTGGCTGGGCAATGCGCAGTACGCCACGCGCGACTACAAGGAAGCCATCACCAACTTCCGCTCGCTGCTCACGGCGTCGCCCAACCACCAGCGCGCGCCCGAGGCCATGCTGTCGATTGCCAACTGCCAGATCGAGCTGAAGGACACGCGCGCTGCCCGGGCGACGCTCGAATCGCTGGTCAAGACCTATCCGCAGTCCGAGGCCGCACAGGCCGGGCGCGAGCGGCTGAGCAGGTTGAAGTGA
- the rlmH gene encoding 23S rRNA (pseudouridine(1915)-N(3))-methyltransferase RlmH, with the protein MKLAVVAVGLRVPDWAQTAWDDYAKRFPPELKIELKAVKTEPRVGGKTTDQVRVAERQRIEAAVPRGCRVVALDEHGTSLTTVALAARLRQWQMAGDDVALLIGGPDGLDPLLLQASDERIRVSDLTLPHAMVRVLLVEQLYRAWSVNAGHPYHRE; encoded by the coding sequence ATGAAGCTCGCCGTCGTCGCCGTCGGCCTGCGCGTGCCCGACTGGGCGCAGACCGCGTGGGACGATTACGCCAAGCGCTTTCCGCCCGAACTCAAGATCGAGCTGAAGGCGGTCAAGACCGAGCCGCGCGTCGGCGGCAAGACGACCGATCAGGTGCGCGTGGCCGAGCGCCAGCGCATCGAGGCCGCGGTGCCGCGCGGCTGCCGCGTGGTGGCGCTGGACGAGCACGGCACGTCGCTGACCACGGTGGCGCTGGCCGCGCGCCTGCGCCAGTGGCAGATGGCGGGCGACGACGTCGCGCTGCTGATCGGCGGGCCGGACGGGCTCGATCCGCTCCTGCTGCAGGCGTCGGACGAGCGCATCCGCGTTTCCGACCTGACGCTGCCGCACGCCATGGTGCGCGTGCTGCTGGTCGAGCAGTTGTACCGTGCGTGGTCGGTGAACGCAGGGCATCCCTATCACCGAGAATGA
- the pal gene encoding peptidoglycan-associated lipoprotein Pal has product MVKRYFMVAALSLVLAGCGSNVKLDPPIQGTGTDATATGQGAGQAGVGQGAGQSTVTQVQAGSGGVDSAGPAGVGRVIYFDFDSFTVKPTYQAIVDQHARFLQANRGRTVAVEGHTDERGSREYNLALGQKRAEAVRRALTLVGATDAQIEAVSFGEEKPAVAGSSEDAYAQNRRVEIRYR; this is encoded by the coding sequence ATGGTCAAACGTTATTTCATGGTGGCCGCACTGTCGCTGGTGCTGGCCGGTTGCGGATCCAACGTCAAGCTCGATCCGCCGATCCAGGGCACGGGCACCGATGCCACGGCCACGGGCCAGGGCGCCGGTCAGGCCGGGGTCGGCCAGGGCGCGGGCCAAAGCACGGTGACGCAGGTGCAGGCCGGTTCCGGCGGCGTGGATTCGGCTGGCCCGGCGGGCGTGGGGCGGGTCATTTACTTTGACTTCGACAGCTTTACCGTCAAGCCGACGTATCAGGCCATCGTCGACCAGCACGCGCGCTTCCTGCAGGCCAACCGCGGCCGCACGGTGGCGGTGGAAGGCCATACCGACGAGCGCGGCAGCCGCGAATACAACCTGGCCCTGGGCCAGAAGCGTGCCGAAGCGGTGCGCCGCGCGCTGACGCTGGTGGGCGCGACCGACGCGCAGATCGAGGCCGTGAGCTTTGGCGAAGAAAAGCCGGCCGTGGCCGGCAGCAGCGAAGATGCCTATGCGCAGAACCGCCGTGTCGAGATCCGTTACCGCTGA
- the dnaB gene encoding replicative DNA helicase, protein MAAVYPFSDAREDEPVDRQVAQLRIPPHSLEAESSVLGGLLLDNGAWDRMGDVLIDSDFYRYEHRLIYAAAGKLINETKPADVITVYEELQRQGKGDEIGGLAYLNSLAQYVPSASNIRRYAEIVRERSILRKLVSASDEIATSAFNPQGRAVDKILDEAEGKIFKIGEEGSRMKQGFQAMDSLVVQLLDRVQEMADNPNDVTGVPTGFIDLDRMTAGLQPGDLVVLAARPSMGKTAFAINIAEHVALNEGLPVAVFSMEMGAAQLAVRVVGSIGRIDQGHLRTGKLTDEEWPRLTEAIERLRNVSLHIDETPGLTPSELRANARRLARQCGKLGLIVVDYLQLMSGSSSGDENRATELGEISRGLKALAKELQCPVIALSQLNRSVETRTDKRPMMSDLRESGAIEQDADIIMFIYRDDYYNKESREPGVAEIIIGKQRNGPTGTVKLAFLKPLTRFESLAMGGSGDDF, encoded by the coding sequence ATGGCCGCTGTTTATCCCTTTTCCGATGCGCGCGAGGACGAGCCTGTCGACCGCCAGGTTGCGCAGCTTCGCATTCCTCCGCATTCGCTCGAGGCCGAATCCAGCGTGCTGGGTGGCCTGCTGCTGGACAACGGCGCGTGGGACCGCATGGGCGATGTGCTGATCGACAGCGACTTCTACCGTTACGAACACCGCCTGATCTACGCTGCGGCCGGCAAGCTGATCAACGAGACCAAGCCCGCCGACGTCATCACGGTGTATGAGGAACTGCAGCGCCAGGGCAAGGGCGACGAGATCGGCGGCCTGGCGTACCTGAACTCGCTGGCGCAATACGTACCCAGCGCCAGCAACATCCGGCGCTATGCCGAGATCGTGCGCGAGCGCTCGATCCTGCGCAAGCTGGTGTCGGCCAGCGACGAGATCGCCACCAGCGCCTTCAACCCGCAGGGGCGGGCGGTGGACAAGATCCTGGACGAGGCCGAGGGCAAGATCTTCAAGATCGGCGAAGAAGGCTCGCGCATGAAGCAGGGCTTCCAGGCCATGGACAGCCTGGTGGTGCAGCTGCTCGACCGTGTGCAGGAGATGGCCGACAACCCGAACGACGTGACGGGCGTGCCCACGGGTTTTATCGATCTGGACCGCATGACAGCAGGCCTGCAGCCCGGCGACCTGGTGGTGCTGGCCGCGCGCCCGTCCATGGGCAAGACGGCGTTCGCCATCAACATCGCCGAACACGTGGCGCTGAACGAAGGCCTGCCGGTGGCCGTGTTCTCGATGGAAATGGGCGCCGCCCAGCTGGCGGTGCGCGTGGTCGGCTCCATCGGCCGCATCGACCAGGGCCACCTGCGCACCGGCAAGCTGACCGACGAGGAATGGCCGCGCCTGACCGAGGCCATCGAGCGGCTGCGCAACGTCAGCCTGCATATTGACGAAACACCGGGCCTGACGCCTTCCGAACTGCGCGCCAACGCGCGCCGCCTGGCGCGCCAATGCGGCAAGCTGGGCCTGATCGTGGTCGACTACCTGCAGCTGATGAGCGGCAGCAGCAGCGGCGACGAGAACCGCGCCACCGAGCTGGGCGAAATCTCGCGCGGCCTCAAGGCTCTGGCCAAGGAACTGCAATGCCCGGTGATCGCGTTGTCGCAGCTCAACCGCAGTGTCGAAACGCGCACCGACAAGCGCCCCATGATGAGCGACCTGCGCGAATCGGGCGCCATCGAGCAGGACGCCGACATCATCATGTTCATCTACCGCGACGACTACTACAACAAGGAATCGCGCGAGCCGGGCGTCGCCGAGATCATCATCGGCAAGCAGCGCAACGGCCCGACGGGCACCGTGAAGCTGGCCTTCCTCAAGCCGCTGACGCGATTCGAGAGCCTGGCGATGGGCGGCAGCGGCGACGACTTTTAA